The Arcobacter sp. LA11 genome includes a region encoding these proteins:
- a CDS encoding DMT family transporter encodes MSEKLDSLSKLKSIDKGVVFMLLSALISALNGAVTKILSESMDPIEIVFYRNFLGVLIILYSLKRVSVSFDSSKVHLLFLRGVFGASAMLLFFYTIATIPLGEAVILNKTSPFFVTILAYYLMKETINTQTFFALIIGFLGIIFIMKPFGIEISFEHILGVLGGFFAAAAYATIKKIKDIYDARVIMLSFMTTGMIIPIVLFLFTPYVTFQIHTEPFVWGLIVIMAFISTASQWFLTRAYSLSKASIIGVVSYTNIPFAIGFGVMLGDLFPDIYTFIGIVLIVVGGILVSKKSTKKS; translated from the coding sequence TTGTCAGAGAAATTAGACTCACTATCAAAACTAAAATCAATAGATAAAGGTGTCGTATTTATGCTTTTAAGTGCTTTAATCTCGGCACTTAATGGAGCAGTAACAAAAATACTTTCAGAATCAATGGATCCTATTGAGATAGTATTTTATAGAAATTTTTTAGGAGTTTTGATTATCTTATATAGTTTAAAAAGAGTTTCTGTCTCTTTTGATAGTTCTAAAGTACATTTACTTTTTTTAAGAGGCGTGTTTGGAGCATCAGCTATGTTACTATTTTTTTATACAATTGCAACTATACCTTTAGGGGAAGCTGTGATACTAAATAAAACATCACCATTTTTTGTAACAATACTTGCCTATTATTTGATGAAAGAGACTATTAATACTCAAACTTTTTTTGCTCTTATTATTGGATTTTTAGGAATTATATTTATTATGAAACCTTTTGGTATTGAAATATCTTTTGAGCATATATTAGGAGTGTTAGGTGGCTTTTTTGCAGCAGCTGCATATGCAACTATAAAGAAAATCAAAGATATTTATGATGCAAGAGTAATTATGCTTTCATTTATGACAACTGGTATGATTATTCCAATAGTACTTTTTCTTTTTACTCCATATGTCACTTTTCAAATACATACAGAACCTTTTGTCTGGGGTCTTATTGTTATCATGGCTTTTATCTCAACAGCATCTCAGTGGTTTCTTACTCGTGCTTATAGTTTAAGTAAGGCTAGTATTATAGGAGTTGTAAGTTATACAAATATTCCTTTTGCTATTGGTTTTGGTGTTATGTTAGGTGATTTATTTCCTGATATATATACTTTTATAGGAATTGTTCTTATTGTAGTTGGTGGTATTTTAGTTAGTAAAAAATCAACAAAAAAAAGTTAA